In Metopolophium dirhodum isolate CAU chromosome 7, ASM1992520v1, whole genome shotgun sequence, one genomic interval encodes:
- the LOC132949094 gene encoding protein drumstick-like produces MYAVIQLDSENHRLRPKRVKMEFVCKYCNRTFNKHYSLLIHERNHLPTVNYRCEMCYKSFKRQDSLQQHRSTHSPNYRAGYALQL; encoded by the exons ATGTACGCGGTAATACAGCTCGACTCGGAAAACCACAGACTCCGGCCCAAGCGGGTCAAAATGGAGTTTGTGTGCAAATACTGCAACCGGACGTTCAACAAACACTATTCGCTGCTTATACACGAACGCAACCATCTGCCAACGGTCAACTACCGGTGCGAGATGTGCTACAAGTCGTTCAAACGGCAGGACAGCCTGCAACAACACAG ATCAACTCATAGTCCAAATTACAGAGCTGGGTACGCATTGCAGCtttga